TAGAGTTTAGATTGCTCATTGGTATGAATCACCTCCTCATTAGAGAGGGCCGTTTGTGCTTCGGGGTCCCAGTTCACCATGCGCAAGCCTCTATAGATCAGGCCTTTTTTGTGCAGGTCTACAAACACCTTTTGCACATACTTAGAGAGCTTGGGTTCCATCGTAAAGCGGCTGCGTTCCCAATCGCAAGAAGCGCCTAGCAACTTGAGTTGGTCCAGGATGATTCCGCCATACTTATCTTTCCAGGCAAAGGCATGCTCTAAAAACTCATCTCTAGAAATATCTGACTTCTTGATGCCTTGTTCCCTGAGCATTTTGACCACCTTAGCTTCTGTAGCGATAGAGGCATGGTCGGTACCAGGTACCCAACAAGCATTAAAACCTTGCAAGCGTGCTTTACGAATCAGCACATCTTGGATGGTGTTGTTGAGCATATGGCCCATATGCAAGACCCCCGTTACATTGGGTGGGGGGATAACAATGGTATAAGCGGGGCGCTCATCGGGGGTAGAGCGGAAATAGCCCTTTTCTTCCCAGTGAGCATACCAGCGTTTTTCGGCGCTGGCGGCATCATAATGTTTAGATAATTCCATATTCTGTATAACTAGTGATTCTAAATCGAAGGCCAAAAATACAGAAGTTCGTGGGGAGAAAAGAGCTTTATTGCGGCTTTTTCTTGCTTAGGGGCATTTTTGCGCTGCTTTGCTGGCCTTAGAGACAAACAAAAAGGAGCTTGCCGGCTAAATTTGCCGACAAGCTCCTTTCTTTTAGTAAAAAACCGCCTAATGTTGGGGAATTGCATCGGGCAGATAAGCCACCTTTGCTAAGCTTTCTTGCACATGCGATTGTTGTTCTTCGCTTAGTTCGGACCAATCTTTCAGTTCAAAGAGGAGGAACTCCCCTCTTTTTTCGCTCCAGACCAAACCTTGAGGGCTCATATTGAGGCGAACGCCAAGTCCACGGCGGCCATCTAGGGGGCGCAGCTCAAAATCGAGCATATTGGGCGAATGGGCCACCTTGAGTTCGTAGGCAAAGACCGTTGTTTGTCCAATCGGGTTGATGCTAAAGCCTGCCTGAGGGCTAAAAAAGATGATTCGTTTTTTGAGTTGTTCCTCAATCATATCGGCCACCTCTTTGTTAATTTGCCGCATACTTTCGGAGCGGACCGCCTTAAAGCTGAGGTATTTACCGGCCAATTGTTGGAATACCGCTTGATTTTTATTTTGCTCAATAGCGGGGGCCATATCGGCTAGGGTTTGCTCTGCATAGCCCTTTAGGTAATCATAAAGATGTTCCTTGATGAGTTGGCTGGCTCTGGGAGCGCCTAGGGTCTCTGCTTTCGAGAGGTAAAAATAAGCCTTGGCGGGATTATTTTCTTGCTTAATGGCCATTAGGCCCAAAGCCATAGCGGCATCTTTTTGTCCCCCCTCGGCCTTCATGAGGTCCAGATAGAGCGTTTCTGCTGCGGCATAATCGCCTTTAGCCTGTAGGAGTCTGCCTTGTTTAAGAATAACATCTAGGCCAAAGGTGCTTCCTAGCGGATATTTACGCAGGAGGACCTCCAATTCTTTTTCCACCTCTTCTAGTTTGCCTTGGGCCAAAAGGCTATCGAGCAATAAGAGGTTGGCGCTTAGGCTGGGGCTAATCTGAATTCCTTGCTCAATCAGTTCTTGAGCTTTTTGGGCATGGCCCAATTCCATAGCGGCCTTGGCGTAGGCTTGCAAAAGCACCGAGCTGACTTCGTTATTCGCTTTGGCCAGTTCATAAGCTTCGGCCAAGGCGGCATAAGCGAGGGGGTAATCTTCTAGCTCATTGGCAATTCGGCCCACATTATAGACATAGGTCAGATTGGGGTCCTTTTCGCGCAGCATTTGCAACAATTTGAGGGCCTTTTTCTTTTCTCCTTCTACTAGGTAGAGCTCTGCCCCTACCGCAAATAGCTTCTCTTGATAGCCATGTAGCTTGATGCTTTTGGTCAGTAAAAGCAAGGCTTCTTTTTCTCGGTTGCCCATGCTTCTCATGGCCAAAAGGGCATTGATTTGATAGAGCAATTCATTGGGTTTGACCTTCATGGCGGCCTGAAAAAAGCTGAGGGCTTCGGCGGCTTTATTTTGCTCAAAAAGCAGTTCTTCCCCAATGGCGTTTAGGGCTTCATCCTGCTCGGGTTGTAGCTTGAGTATTTGGCGGTAGGCCACCATCGCCTGGGGGGCATCTCCCATTTTTAGTTGGGTTTGCGCTAGGCGCAAAAGGGCCTTAGTATCTTTGGGATTGAGCTCTACCAACTTGAGCAAACAGCGCTCAATAGCTTCTAGAGAGCCGCCCTCTTGGGCATCTAATGCTTGGGCCAAATAATCGTAGCCAAAGCCTTCTTCGGGGTATTCATTTAGGGCGCCCAAAGCCAACTCTTGCAATTTGGGCCATTCTGCTGCGGCGGCTGCCGTTTTGAGGGCTTCTATTTGTTCTGCTTTTGACATCGATTTCGGGTATTTTTCTTTGCTTTTTTAGAATGATTTTGGGGCTGCCCCCTCGGCCCTTTGGGCCTTGGGGTCGGGCTGTGTCGCAGCTCGCAGGTCTGCTCGGCCCTGCGCGGGCTTTGCCCGCTGGGTCTGGCCCTTTCGGGCCACTGCTTTCCATCCCTCAGCCGGCTCGCTACGCTCGCCTCGGAACGCAGGAAATGCCTTTAGCCTTCTTCGGCAAACCAATTATAGGGATTCATGTATTCTACGGCATCGGCGGCGGCATCTAAGGCCCATTCGGCGGCTTCGCCTACTTCTCCGGCCACATATTCTACGCCCTCCCAAACCTCTTCGGCTAGGTGGGCAGCGGCCGCAGCGCCTTTCTTGATATAGGTCATGGGGCTGCTGA
This genomic interval from Saprospira grandis contains the following:
- a CDS encoding tetratricopeptide repeat protein; protein product: MSKAEQIEALKTAAAAAEWPKLQELALGALNEYPEEGFGYDYLAQALDAQEGGSLEAIERCLLKLVELNPKDTKALLRLAQTQLKMGDAPQAMVAYRQILKLQPEQDEALNAIGEELLFEQNKAAEALSFFQAAMKVKPNELLYQINALLAMRSMGNREKEALLLLTKSIKLHGYQEKLFAVGAELYLVEGEKKKALKLLQMLREKDPNLTYVYNVGRIANELEDYPLAYAALAEAYELAKANNEVSSVLLQAYAKAAMELGHAQKAQELIEQGIQISPSLSANLLLLDSLLAQGKLEEVEKELEVLLRKYPLGSTFGLDVILKQGRLLQAKGDYAAAETLYLDLMKAEGGQKDAAMALGLMAIKQENNPAKAYFYLSKAETLGAPRASQLIKEHLYDYLKGYAEQTLADMAPAIEQNKNQAVFQQLAGKYLSFKAVRSESMRQINKEVADMIEEQLKKRIIFFSPQAGFSINPIGQTTVFAYELKVAHSPNMLDFELRPLDGRRGLGVRLNMSPQGLVWSEKRGEFLLFELKDWSELSEEQQSHVQESLAKVAYLPDAIPQH